The Caulifigura coniformis genome includes a region encoding these proteins:
- a CDS encoding glycosyltransferase, whose protein sequence is MTTATLSEPTSSANGAGIPDAARHRVRPGVRPIHVCHVSMTLRTGGLERLLVEFGRLANRDRYLLEFVSLTDAGPPADDLRALGVRVRSLGFPKIGKTEIYRSLKTLFRERSIDIVHTHNTYPHFYGTMAAVSARVPVIVNSQHGRGCGNGWKDHLQFAIANHFADRIVGVSEDATQLCRQQNPAAASRMIRLWNGIDVGRFRFAGPAGGCTAISVGRLSSEKDFATLLRATAIVKSRVPEYRLKMVGDGAERAALESLCTELDITDVVTFLGERHDVPALLTEAGFYVASSRTEGISLTILEAMSVGLPVVTTAVGGSPEIVEEGVTGHLAPAQNPQALADAMIRMCERRGEWQAIGSAGRARVEQHFNVRTMMNGYERLYEELLESKGVHR, encoded by the coding sequence ATGACGACTGCCACGCTCTCAGAACCGACATCCTCCGCGAACGGCGCCGGTATTCCGGACGCCGCCAGGCATCGCGTGCGCCCGGGCGTGCGTCCGATCCATGTCTGCCACGTCAGCATGACGCTGCGCACCGGCGGCCTCGAAAGGCTGCTCGTCGAATTCGGGCGGCTCGCCAATCGCGACCGGTACCTGCTGGAGTTCGTGTCACTCACCGACGCCGGTCCGCCTGCAGACGACTTGCGGGCACTCGGCGTGCGCGTCCGGTCGCTCGGCTTCCCGAAGATCGGAAAAACCGAGATCTACCGATCGCTGAAGACCCTCTTTCGCGAACGCTCGATCGATATCGTGCATACCCACAACACCTATCCGCATTTCTACGGGACGATGGCCGCAGTGTCGGCCCGTGTGCCTGTGATCGTGAATTCGCAGCATGGACGCGGCTGCGGCAACGGCTGGAAGGATCATCTCCAGTTCGCCATCGCGAATCACTTCGCCGATCGTATCGTCGGGGTTTCGGAAGACGCGACGCAGCTGTGCCGCCAGCAGAATCCGGCTGCGGCATCCCGCATGATCCGGCTGTGGAACGGCATCGACGTCGGGCGGTTCCGGTTTGCTGGTCCGGCTGGCGGCTGCACGGCGATCTCGGTCGGCCGGCTGTCGAGCGAGAAAGACTTTGCGACCTTGCTGCGGGCCACGGCCATCGTGAAGAGCCGGGTTCCGGAGTACCGTCTCAAGATGGTCGGGGACGGGGCCGAGCGCGCGGCGCTGGAATCGCTTTGCACGGAACTGGACATCACTGACGTCGTAACGTTTCTGGGCGAACGGCATGACGTCCCTGCCCTGCTGACGGAGGCAGGCTTCTATGTGGCGTCGTCGCGAACGGAAGGAATCTCGCTGACGATCCTCGAAGCAATGAGCGTGGGACTTCCTGTGGTGACGACTGCCGTCGGCGGGAGCCCGGAGATCGTCGAGGAGGGAGTCACTGGCCACCTCGCGCCGGCTCAAAACCCGCAGGCCCTCGCCGATGCGATGATCCGGATGTGCGAACGCCGCGGGGAATGGCAGGCGATTGGCAGTGCCGGACGGGCGCGCGTCGAACAACACTTCAACGTGCGAACGATGATGAACGGCTACGAGCGGCTCTACGAAGAACTGCTCGAGAGCAAAGGAGTCCACCGATGA